In one window of Deinococcus radiotolerans DNA:
- the lon gene encoding endopeptidase La — protein MPTNTLPSNVPVCPVRGSVIYPTMVQHIDASRALSIGAIEAAMGSDKVILIVSQRDKDIDDPKGSDLYDVGTACNVLRVRKNPDGTVQMLVSAVARVRASNYQRGDYLSADITPLNAEADDTVELQALGRELRERFDALASGGKLNAETVQTIHSKEDLGEMADHIAFNLDFKLDDKQALLELPSLTARIRKLLTLLDTEQEVQAVQAKIRAQVKEEIDKNQREYYLREQMKVIQKELQGGEDGEEGDEAEAFRAKLDALDLKPDVRKDIDREVNRLARMHPDAAEASVIRTYLTWITELPWNTRSDDQLDVMQASQILDDDHYGLEKVKDRVLEFLAVRRLRKERAERGELSAEDVNKGPILVFTGPPGVGKTSIAQSIAKALGRKYVRIALGGARDESDIRGHRRTYIGAMPGRLIQGIRTAGTKNPVILLDEVDKLGSSYQGDPSAALLEVLDPSQNQHFTDHYLGVPFDLSETMFIATANYPEQIPAALMDRMEVIDFSSYIEQEKLEIAKRYLLPRQLIANGLKANQIAFTDAALEKLISHYTREAGVRNLEREIGTVARKVARRIATGEVKRVKVTDKELDRYLGQARHIPETEGKEDMVGVSTGMFYTPVGGDILFVETSTSPGKGLVLTGQLGDVMKESARAALTYIKANAERFHIDKARIDDSEIHVHVPAGAIPKEGPSAGGAMVTSLISALTGIPARHDVAMTGEMTLTGRYLPIGGLKEKVLGARRAGIKHIILPKANEGDLRDIPLHLRSSMRFHPCETVDQVLDVALVGGLKALETPRDGSPAPTLPAPKRKSARRTDARA, from the coding sequence ATGCCCACCAACACCCTCCCCAGCAACGTTCCCGTCTGCCCGGTCCGCGGCAGCGTGATCTACCCCACGATGGTCCAGCACATCGACGCCAGCCGCGCGCTGTCCATCGGCGCGATCGAGGCGGCCATGGGCAGCGACAAGGTCATCCTGATCGTCTCCCAGCGCGACAAGGACATCGACGACCCCAAGGGCAGCGACCTGTACGACGTCGGCACCGCCTGCAACGTCCTGCGCGTGCGCAAGAACCCCGACGGCACCGTGCAGATGCTCGTGTCTGCCGTCGCGCGCGTCCGCGCCAGCAACTACCAGCGTGGCGATTACCTCAGCGCCGACATCACCCCCCTGAACGCCGAGGCCGACGACACCGTCGAACTCCAGGCGCTGGGCCGTGAACTGCGCGAGCGTTTCGACGCCCTGGCCAGCGGCGGTAAGCTGAACGCCGAGACCGTCCAGACCATCCACAGCAAAGAAGACCTGGGCGAGATGGCCGACCACATCGCCTTCAACCTCGACTTCAAGCTGGATGACAAGCAGGCCCTGCTGGAACTGCCCAGCCTGACCGCCCGCATCCGCAAACTGCTCACCCTGCTCGACACCGAACAGGAAGTGCAGGCCGTGCAGGCCAAGATCCGCGCCCAGGTCAAGGAAGAGATCGACAAGAACCAGCGCGAGTACTACCTGCGCGAGCAGATGAAGGTCATCCAGAAGGAACTCCAGGGCGGCGAGGACGGCGAGGAAGGCGACGAGGCTGAAGCGTTCCGCGCCAAGCTGGACGCCCTCGACCTGAAACCTGACGTCCGCAAGGACATCGACCGCGAGGTCAACCGCCTGGCGCGCATGCACCCCGACGCCGCCGAGGCCAGCGTCATCCGCACGTACCTCACCTGGATCACCGAACTGCCCTGGAATACCCGCAGTGATGACCAGCTGGACGTCATGCAGGCCTCCCAGATCCTCGACGACGACCACTACGGCCTGGAGAAGGTCAAGGACCGCGTGCTGGAATTCCTGGCCGTGCGCCGCCTTCGCAAGGAACGCGCCGAACGCGGCGAACTGAGCGCCGAGGACGTCAACAAGGGCCCGATCCTGGTATTCACCGGCCCTCCCGGCGTCGGTAAGACCTCGATTGCGCAGAGCATCGCCAAGGCGCTGGGCCGCAAGTACGTCCGCATCGCCCTGGGCGGCGCCCGCGACGAGAGCGACATCCGTGGTCACCGCCGCACGTACATCGGCGCGATGCCCGGCCGCCTCATCCAGGGCATCCGCACCGCCGGCACCAAGAACCCCGTGATCCTCCTCGACGAGGTCGACAAGCTCGGCAGCAGCTACCAGGGTGACCCCTCGGCGGCCCTGCTGGAAGTGCTCGACCCCTCGCAGAACCAGCACTTCACCGACCACTACCTGGGCGTGCCCTTCGACCTCAGCGAGACGATGTTCATCGCCACCGCCAACTACCCCGAGCAGATCCCGGCTGCGCTGATGGACCGCATGGAAGTCATCGACTTCTCCAGCTACATCGAGCAGGAGAAACTCGAGATCGCCAAGCGCTACCTGCTGCCCCGCCAGCTGATCGCCAACGGCCTGAAAGCCAACCAGATCGCGTTCACCGACGCCGCCCTGGAAAAACTCATCAGCCACTACACCCGCGAGGCCGGCGTCCGTAACCTCGAACGCGAGATCGGCACGGTCGCCCGCAAGGTCGCCCGCCGCATCGCCACCGGCGAGGTTAAGCGCGTCAAGGTCACCGACAAGGAACTCGACCGGTACCTCGGGCAGGCCCGCCACATCCCCGAAACCGAAGGCAAGGAAGACATGGTGGGCGTCAGCACCGGCATGTTCTACACCCCGGTCGGCGGTGACATCCTCTTCGTGGAAACCAGCACCAGCCCCGGCAAGGGCCTCGTCCTGACCGGCCAGCTCGGCGACGTCATGAAAGAAAGCGCCCGCGCCGCCCTGACCTACATCAAGGCCAACGCCGAACGCTTCCACATCGACAAGGCCCGCATTGACGACAGCGAGATCCACGTGCACGTCCCCGCCGGAGCGATCCCCAAGGAAGGCCCCAGCGCCGGCGGCGCCATGGTCACCAGCCTCATCAGCGCCCTGACCGGCATCCCCGCCCGCCACGACGTCGCCATGACCGGCGAGATGACCCTCACCGGCCGCTACCTGCCCATCGGCGGCCTGAAGGAGAAAGTGCTGGGTGCCCGCCGCGCTGGGATCAAGCACATCATCCTGCCCAAGGCGAACGAGGGTGACCTGCGCGACATCCCGCTGCACCTGCGCAGCAGCATGCGCTTCCACCCCTGCGAGACCGTGGATCAGGTGCTCGACGTGGCCCTCGTCGGCGGCCTGAAAGCCCTGGAAACGCCCCGCGACGGCAGCCCCGCCCCCACCCTCCCCGCCCCGAAACGCAAGAGCGCCCGCCGCACCGACGCCCGCGCGTAA
- a CDS encoding YqgE/AlgH family protein → MSAPVTFLVASPHLRGGPFEGAVILLLEHDTKGAMGLIVNASMTQSVQDLMPELEGHPERAWLGGPVDPTLGWCLYRQPVTMDGELRLLPGLTVSSSMDVLRAVERSGQPFMLVLGYAGWGAGQLTEEAREGTWVWVEQSTPDLLWDVPAEERWQAALDRLGVDASQIVPGGAQA, encoded by the coding sequence ATGAGCGCGCCCGTGACGTTCCTGGTGGCCAGCCCGCACCTGCGCGGCGGACCGTTCGAAGGTGCGGTGATCCTCCTGCTGGAACACGACACGAAGGGCGCGATGGGCCTCATCGTGAACGCCTCGATGACCCAGAGCGTGCAGGACCTCATGCCGGAACTGGAGGGCCACCCGGAGCGCGCGTGGCTGGGCGGCCCGGTGGATCCGACGCTGGGCTGGTGCCTGTACCGGCAGCCCGTGACCATGGACGGGGAATTGCGGCTGCTGCCCGGCCTGACCGTATCGAGCAGCATGGACGTGCTGCGCGCCGTGGAGCGCAGCGGCCAGCCGTTCATGCTGGTCCTCGGGTACGCCGGGTGGGGGGCGGGTCAGCTGACCGAGGAGGCCCGCGAGGGCACCTGGGTCTGGGTGGAGCAGAGCACCCCGGACCTGCTGTGGGACGTGCCCGCCGAGGAGCGGTGGCAGGCGGCGCTGGACCGGCTGGGCGTGGACGCCTCACAGATCGTGCCAGGCGGCGCGCAGGCCTGA
- a CDS encoding alpha/beta hydrolase, with amino-acid sequence MPRVTLQLTLPPGTPPGTLFLTGDHRAWSSDPHGWTFSGSTLHAELPDGTLAQVKVRRVNPDGTVTEEGDAWGSRARAHRVIVRGDTTLPLTVAGWQDERTGGRRPARSTPPREETVLSAPWGEQPVRLWWPDGHDGPLPLLILHDGQNVFDEGPTFAGDSWDAAGAGRALADAGHPIRIAALPVNDDRSRRYVPFPFEMNDQDSGADEYADWLRGTLLPHLHARFGPIPAQDTALAGSSFGGLITAYAGLRDPGTYGTLGVLSPAVWPADFAFLRWLNGRSDPQARVWIDMGDHEGSSVQGAQEVLHLARDLTAQLTLHVRETHFTVGEGHWHDEPAWKERLPAFLRWWREG; translated from the coding sequence ATGCCCCGCGTGACCCTCCAGCTGACCCTGCCCCCTGGCACCCCACCGGGAACCCTCTTCCTGACCGGTGATCACCGGGCCTGGAGCAGCGACCCTCACGGCTGGACCTTCAGCGGCAGCACCCTGCACGCCGAACTGCCCGACGGAACCCTGGCGCAGGTGAAGGTCCGCCGCGTGAACCCGGACGGCACGGTCACCGAGGAGGGCGACGCCTGGGGCAGCCGCGCCCGCGCCCACCGCGTGATCGTACGCGGCGACACCACACTCCCACTGACCGTGGCGGGCTGGCAGGACGAGCGCACAGGTGGACGCCGCCCCGCCCGCAGCACCCCACCCCGCGAGGAAACCGTGCTGAGTGCCCCCTGGGGTGAACAACCCGTGCGCCTCTGGTGGCCCGATGGCCACGACGGCCCGCTGCCCCTGCTGATCCTGCATGACGGGCAGAACGTCTTCGACGAGGGCCCCACCTTCGCCGGGGACAGCTGGGACGCCGCCGGGGCCGGGCGAGCCCTCGCGGACGCCGGGCACCCCATCCGCATCGCGGCGCTGCCCGTGAACGACGACCGCAGCCGCCGCTACGTGCCCTTCCCCTTCGAGATGAACGACCAAGACAGCGGCGCGGACGAGTACGCCGACTGGCTCCGGGGAACCCTGCTACCGCACCTACACGCCCGCTTCGGCCCCATCCCGGCGCAGGACACCGCACTGGCCGGGTCCTCGTTCGGCGGGCTGATCACCGCGTACGCGGGCCTGCGCGACCCCGGCACCTACGGCACGCTGGGCGTGCTCAGCCCCGCCGTGTGGCCCGCCGACTTCGCGTTCCTGCGCTGGCTGAATGGCCGCAGCGACCCCCAGGCGCGCGTGTGGATCGACATGGGCGACCACGAGGGCAGCAGCGTGCAAGGCGCGCAGGAGGTGCTGCACCTGGCCCGGGACCTCACCGCCCAGCTCACCCTGCACGTCCGCGAAACCCACTTCACGGTCGGCGAGGGCCACTGGCACGACGAACCCGCCTGGAAAGAACGCCTACCTGCCTTCCTGCGCTGGTGGCGCGAAGGCTGA
- a CDS encoding b(o/a)3-type cytochrome-c oxidase subunit 1 yields MTTALPSKSAPSAALPGLDAATLSSLKKLTQYYAVTAFIALMIGVLLGPLQALNYGGINVYDYPLLKVLIKSYYQGLTLHGVLNALVFTQFFISGWMLYLPVRDLNARPNMKFAWFTYLMMTAGLLTAAVPLLTNNATVLYTFYPPLEGSPVFYIGAAVMVAASLLVAGQVVWLWLAWKRAHPGRVTPVVTYMSVATWLMWVVAALGLVIEVVVMLIPWSLGLTRGVDPLLARTLFWWTGHPIVYFWLLPAYISWYAFLPRQAGGRMASEGLTRLAFAMFLVFSVPVGLHHQYADPNVQNSWKIIHMFLTFLVAVPSLLTAFSAAASLEDAARARGGRGLIGWVRRLPWGNASMTAQVLAMISFIFGGAGGIVNASIAFSPVIHNTAWIPGHFHITVGTATTLTFMGVMFWLVPHLTGKRLASPRLALASVWWWFTGMMLFALGMHWQGLAGVPRRAQVSASTQQAVYDAMHLGLPKAITAASGIVLFIAAILFYTVLWRTLLSRRVDDPESTPIPASEAISPAGETLAGASPLVRRTEPLLALTFVALVLVILVYGPVIAPMLANYQFIPGQRLW; encoded by the coding sequence GTGACCACCGCCCTTCCCTCCAAGTCGGCCCCCAGCGCGGCGCTGCCGGGCCTGGACGCCGCCACGCTGAGCAGCCTCAAGAAGCTCACGCAGTACTACGCCGTGACCGCCTTCATCGCCCTGATGATCGGCGTGCTGCTGGGGCCGCTGCAGGCGCTGAACTACGGCGGCATCAACGTGTACGACTATCCCCTGCTGAAGGTCCTGATCAAGTCGTACTACCAGGGCCTGACGCTGCACGGCGTGCTGAACGCACTGGTGTTCACGCAGTTCTTCATCAGCGGCTGGATGCTGTACCTGCCGGTGCGCGACCTGAACGCCCGCCCGAACATGAAATTTGCGTGGTTCACGTACCTGATGATGACCGCGGGGCTGCTCACGGCCGCTGTGCCGCTGCTGACGAACAACGCGACGGTGCTGTACACCTTCTACCCGCCGCTGGAGGGCAGCCCGGTGTTCTACATCGGCGCGGCCGTGATGGTCGCCGCGAGCCTGCTGGTGGCCGGGCAGGTCGTGTGGCTGTGGCTGGCCTGGAAACGCGCCCACCCGGGCCGCGTGACGCCCGTCGTGACGTACATGAGTGTCGCCACGTGGCTGATGTGGGTCGTGGCGGCGCTGGGCCTCGTGATTGAGGTTGTGGTCATGCTGATCCCCTGGTCGCTGGGCCTGACCCGCGGCGTGGACCCGCTGCTGGCCCGCACGCTGTTCTGGTGGACGGGGCACCCCATCGTGTACTTCTGGCTGCTGCCGGCATACATCTCGTGGTACGCGTTCCTGCCGCGGCAGGCGGGGGGCCGCATGGCCAGCGAGGGCCTGACCCGCCTGGCGTTCGCGATGTTCCTGGTGTTCAGCGTGCCCGTGGGCCTGCACCACCAGTACGCCGACCCGAACGTGCAGAACAGCTGGAAGATCATCCACATGTTCCTGACGTTCCTGGTCGCGGTGCCCAGCCTGCTGACCGCGTTCAGCGCCGCCGCGTCGCTGGAGGACGCCGCCCGCGCCCGGGGGGGCCGGGGCCTGATCGGCTGGGTGCGCCGCCTGCCGTGGGGGAACGCCAGCATGACCGCGCAGGTGCTCGCCATGATCTCGTTCATTTTCGGCGGGGCGGGCGGCATTGTGAACGCGTCCATTGCGTTCTCGCCGGTGATTCACAACACCGCGTGGATTCCCGGGCACTTCCACATCACGGTGGGCACGGCGACCACCCTGACGTTCATGGGCGTGATGTTCTGGCTGGTGCCGCACCTGACCGGCAAGCGGCTCGCGTCGCCCCGCCTGGCGCTGGCGTCGGTGTGGTGGTGGTTCACGGGCATGATGCTCTTCGCGCTGGGCATGCACTGGCAGGGCCTGGCGGGCGTGCCCCGGCGCGCGCAGGTGAGCGCCTCGACGCAGCAGGCGGTGTACGACGCCATGCACCTCGGTCTGCCGAAGGCGATCACGGCGGCCAGCGGCATCGTGCTGTTCATCGCGGCCATCCTCTTCTACACGGTGCTGTGGCGCACGCTGCTCTCCCGGCGCGTGGACGACCCGGAAAGCACCCCGATCCCCGCCAGTGAGGCCATCAGCCCCGCCGGGGAGACCCTGGCCGGGGCGAGCCCGCTGGTGCGCCGCACCGAGCCGCTGCTGGCCCTGACGTTCGTGGCCCTCGTGCTGGTGATCTTGGTGTACGGCCCGGTCATCGCGCCGATGCTGGCGAACTACCAGTTCATTCCCGGCCAGAGGCTCTGGTGA
- a CDS encoding HEAT repeat domain-containing protein has product MQLDGLNGLRQIVQDQHRFTATSPDASHHPYVWEARTLLGDDAVESELKNLPEALRPRGNADRARKRKQQKASNPRPTDAYQHVHMLIHDAVQPRLHPVSMLPYQLIHRLTPPDWQRLTTDLNTEDPAKLRLLLSLFMRHGVPGALRRLLSLVRHEDNGVAFRALRALGHIQHERVREFALELLRTPQRFSEEATSLLRLNYRPGDEQLICMQLNGLQEQLKAGERQSFLRNVADIAEQFPDEGLLKLLTGAFPQQPCACCRERMLAVLIEHDAAPPDLLAEARLDASPEVRSLATEALSAAGRLR; this is encoded by the coding sequence GTGCAGCTGGACGGCCTGAATGGATTGAGGCAGATCGTGCAGGACCAGCACCGCTTCACCGCGACCAGCCCGGACGCCAGTCATCATCCCTACGTGTGGGAGGCCCGCACGCTGCTGGGCGACGACGCTGTGGAGAGCGAGTTGAAGAACCTGCCCGAAGCCCTGCGACCCAGAGGAAACGCGGATCGAGCGCGGAAGCGAAAGCAGCAAAAAGCTTCAAACCCAAGGCCCACAGACGCCTACCAGCACGTGCACATGCTGATCCATGACGCCGTTCAGCCGCGTCTACACCCGGTGTCCATGCTGCCTTACCAGCTCATCCACCGCCTCACCCCACCGGACTGGCAGAGACTGACCACTGATCTCAACACCGAAGATCCAGCGAAACTTCGCCTGCTCCTCAGCCTGTTCATGCGTCACGGCGTTCCGGGCGCGCTGAGGCGGCTGCTGAGCCTGGTACGTCACGAGGATAACGGGGTGGCCTTCCGGGCCCTGCGCGCCCTGGGTCACATTCAGCACGAGCGGGTGCGTGAATTCGCCCTTGAACTCCTGCGCACCCCGCAGCGGTTCAGTGAGGAGGCCACCTCGCTCCTGCGGTTGAACTACCGCCCCGGTGACGAACAGCTGATCTGCATGCAGCTGAACGGCCTTCAAGAACAACTGAAAGCAGGGGAGCGCCAGAGCTTCCTGCGCAATGTGGCAGACATCGCTGAGCAATTCCCTGACGAGGGGCTGCTGAAGCTTCTCACCGGAGCCTTCCCTCAGCAGCCCTGCGCATGCTGTCGTGAACGAATGCTGGCGGTGCTGATCGAGCATGACGCCGCGCCACCGGACCTGCTGGCCGAGGCGCGACTGGACGCCAGCCCGGAAGTCCGGAGTCTCGCCACCGAGGCTCTTAGCGCAGCAGGTCGCCTGCGATGA
- a CDS encoding acyl-CoA dehydrogenase family protein gives MNFELPGDLRDMQATIRDFMLSRVEPRAHEIEDTNHVPDDLLREAANLGLFGLSIPEEYGGVGLSTLGRCAVYEAMGMGHMGFGGVISAHASIGTSGLVKLGTPDQKERFLPRMATGECIAGFAITEPSSGSDAANIRTRAEKKGDTYVLNGTKHYISNAPIAGLLTVIAVTDPARGSKGMSAFLVEPQRTPGVSIGKIDEKMGQKGALSAEVIFQDAEIPAGNLLGPEHLGYREALGILTNGRVGIAARSTGAMQRLLDLSIAHAKTREQFGQPIAQFQAVQFMLAEMDIAIQTSRVLWQKVAWMVDEGQDVRRMASVAKYHATEALSQVADKAVQVAGGMGYMKDSPVERYYRDQRLLRIYEGTSEIQKLIIAGDLLR, from the coding sequence ATGAACTTCGAGCTGCCCGGCGACCTGCGCGACATGCAGGCGACCATCCGCGACTTCATGCTCAGCCGCGTCGAACCCCGCGCGCACGAGATCGAGGACACCAACCACGTCCCCGACGACCTGCTCCGCGAGGCGGCCAACCTGGGCCTGTTCGGCCTGAGCATCCCCGAGGAGTACGGCGGCGTCGGCCTGAGCACCCTGGGCCGCTGCGCCGTGTACGAGGCCATGGGCATGGGCCACATGGGCTTCGGCGGCGTGATCAGCGCGCACGCCAGCATCGGCACCAGCGGCCTGGTCAAACTCGGCACGCCCGACCAGAAAGAGCGCTTCCTGCCCCGCATGGCCACCGGCGAGTGCATCGCGGGCTTCGCCATCACCGAACCCAGCAGCGGCAGTGACGCCGCGAACATCCGCACCCGCGCCGAGAAGAAAGGCGACACGTACGTCCTGAACGGCACCAAGCACTACATCAGCAATGCGCCCATCGCGGGCCTGCTGACCGTCATCGCCGTCACCGACCCCGCCCGCGGCAGCAAGGGCATGAGCGCCTTCCTGGTCGAGCCGCAGCGCACGCCCGGCGTCAGCATCGGCAAGATCGACGAGAAAATGGGGCAGAAGGGCGCCCTGAGCGCCGAGGTCATCTTCCAGGACGCCGAGATCCCCGCAGGGAATCTCCTCGGCCCCGAACACCTCGGCTACCGCGAGGCCCTCGGCATCCTCACGAACGGCCGCGTCGGCATCGCCGCGCGCAGCACTGGCGCCATGCAGCGCCTCCTCGACCTCTCCATCGCGCACGCCAAGACCCGCGAACAGTTCGGGCAGCCCATCGCGCAGTTCCAGGCCGTGCAGTTCATGCTCGCCGAGATGGACATCGCCATCCAGACCAGCCGCGTCCTGTGGCAGAAAGTCGCCTGGATGGTCGACGAGGGCCAGGACGTGCGCCGCATGGCCTCGGTCGCCAAGTACCACGCCACCGAAGCCCTCTCCCAGGTCGCAGACAAGGCCGTGCAGGTCGCAGGCGGCATGGGCTACATGAAAGACAGCCCCGTCGAACGCTACTACCGCGACCAGCGCCTCCTGCGCATCTACGAAGGCACCAGCGAAATCCAGAAACTCATCATCGCAGGCGACCTGCTGCGCTAA
- a CDS encoding CBS domain-containing protein, which yields MQVLELMTAPVITAAPTLSLPDAAHLMRSRGIRRLPVMDGAVLVGIVTDRDVREAMPSRVSSLSPWEATTRLAAVTVADVMRRSVLTTRPDADARDAAHTMLTHRVGALPVVDDQGRVVGVVTVSDVLRDYAYEDGLKPGAAQSGAEGPA from the coding sequence ATGCAAGTTCTTGAATTGATGACGGCCCCGGTGATCACGGCGGCCCCCACCCTGTCCCTGCCGGATGCGGCGCACCTGATGCGCTCGCGCGGCATCCGGCGCCTGCCCGTGATGGACGGCGCGGTCCTCGTGGGCATCGTGACCGACCGTGACGTGCGTGAGGCCATGCCCAGCCGCGTGTCCAGCCTGTCGCCGTGGGAGGCCACGACGCGGCTGGCGGCCGTGACGGTGGCGGACGTGATGCGCCGCTCGGTGCTGACCACCCGCCCTGACGCGGACGCGCGGGACGCGGCGCACACCATGCTCACCCACCGGGTGGGCGCGCTGCCCGTCGTGGACGACCAGGGGCGCGTGGTGGGGGTCGTGACGGTCAGCGACGTGCTGCGCGATTACGCGTACGAGGACGGACTGAAACCCGGTGCCGCCCAGAGTGGCGCGGAGGGGCCGGCGTGA
- a CDS encoding c-type cytochrome: MNEAHGGWFTPGQIAGFVGLLVLGVALGAGSYGAGHRLAGTGSGAVVAAASSAATPDGSVLYAGNCAGCHGAKAEGAVGPALKVVGGWSAADFRHAVLDGKAPEGRTLGVVMPRFATTGLDGAPPTDAQLDAIQAYVKTLQ; the protein is encoded by the coding sequence ATGAACGAGGCACACGGGGGCTGGTTCACGCCGGGGCAGATCGCGGGCTTTGTGGGGCTGCTGGTGCTGGGCGTGGCGCTGGGCGCCGGCTCGTATGGGGCCGGGCACCGCCTGGCGGGCACGGGCAGCGGCGCAGTCGTCGCGGCGGCCAGCAGCGCCGCCACCCCGGACGGCAGCGTCCTGTACGCCGGGAACTGCGCCGGCTGCCACGGCGCGAAGGCCGAGGGCGCGGTCGGCCCCGCCCTGAAGGTCGTGGGCGGCTGGAGCGCCGCCGACTTCCGGCACGCGGTGCTGGACGGGAAGGCCCCGGAAGGCCGCACGCTGGGCGTCGTGATGCCCCGCTTCGCCACCACCGGCCTGGACGGCGCGCCCCCCACCGACGCGCAGCTGGACGCCATCCAGGCGTACGTGAAGACCCTCCAGTGA
- a CDS encoding AfsR/SARP family transcriptional regulator, which translates to MTDGRWLLRSLGQAEVLRGGVPIVWPARSAEELLWYLHAHPDGRYRHDLLRDLWDLEDTPAAANRFRVALHRLRHALDFPEAVTERGGRYALHPDLLAASDTAALHRALHGAREAELPRAQEELLRRALACADGEYLPHLTGEWVQEARQAHRAAVVEAHLTLSQLHCAAHECPLAAQELVRAAQADPLIGEDHHQRLMACLAMTRDRYAATEHYRRYRHYLATEIGDTPMPETVDFAERLKGGELPCVTAPFRPSGATSDK; encoded by the coding sequence ATGACGGACGGGCGCTGGTTGCTGCGGTCGCTGGGTCAGGCGGAGGTGCTGCGGGGCGGCGTGCCCATCGTGTGGCCCGCCCGCAGCGCGGAGGAGTTGCTGTGGTACCTGCACGCGCATCCGGACGGCCGGTACCGGCATGATCTGCTGCGCGACCTGTGGGATCTGGAGGACACGCCGGCCGCCGCGAACCGCTTCCGGGTGGCGCTGCACCGCCTGCGGCACGCGCTGGACTTCCCTGAGGCGGTGACCGAGCGGGGCGGGCGGTACGCGCTGCACCCGGACCTGCTGGCGGCGAGTGATACGGCGGCGCTGCACCGGGCGCTGCACGGCGCGCGGGAGGCCGAGCTGCCGCGCGCGCAGGAGGAACTGCTGCGCCGGGCGCTGGCGTGCGCGGACGGGGAGTACCTGCCGCACCTGACGGGCGAGTGGGTGCAGGAGGCGCGGCAGGCGCACCGCGCGGCGGTTGTGGAGGCGCACCTGACCCTGTCGCAGCTGCACTGCGCGGCGCACGAGTGCCCCCTGGCCGCGCAGGAACTCGTGCGGGCCGCGCAGGCCGACCCGCTGATCGGCGAGGACCACCACCAGCGCCTCATGGCCTGCCTGGCCATGACCCGTGACCGGTACGCCGCGACGGAGCATTACCGACGGTACCGGCATTACCTCGCCACGGAGATCGGGGATACGCCCATGCCGGAAACGGTGGATTTCGCGGAGCGGCTCAAGGGCGGCGAGTTGCCCTGCGTGACTGCCCCCTTCCGCCCGTCGGGCGCCACAAGCGACAAGTAG
- a CDS encoding cupredoxin domain-containing protein — protein sequence MKHLTLLAILASTSLVHAAGTQAVTVRMSEMMFMPMNLSLKAGQKVTITLKNTGKADHEFQLYAKPRTLPRGENAWDAYMEKNSIWLASRDTALKIAGKAVTGKFIEVALKPGQSATLSFTPAHAGTFEMACHEPGHYEGGMKGTVTVK from the coding sequence ATGAAACACCTGACCCTGCTGGCCATCCTCGCCTCCACCAGCCTCGTTCACGCTGCCGGTACGCAGGCCGTCACGGTCCGCATGTCCGAGATGATGTTCATGCCCATGAACCTCAGCCTGAAAGCCGGGCAGAAGGTCACGATCACGCTGAAGAACACCGGCAAGGCCGACCACGAATTCCAGCTGTACGCCAAACCCAGGACGCTCCCCAGGGGCGAGAACGCCTGGGACGCCTACATGGAGAAGAACTCCATCTGGCTGGCCAGCAGGGACACCGCGCTGAAGATCGCCGGGAAGGCCGTGACCGGCAAGTTCATTGAGGTGGCCCTGAAACCCGGGCAGTCCGCCACGCTGAGCTTCACGCCCGCGCACGCCGGCACTTTCGAGATGGCCTGCCACGAGCCCGGCCATTACGAGGGCGGCATGAAAGGCACCGTCACCGTGAAGTGA
- a CDS encoding cupredoxin domain-containing protein — translation MSRAPESAPPARLDHHALERYETAWLGVAVVMTALLFVGVLASVISGTYPLLDAGSGHAHDGPIVRGRVDPKTLAETPFAKPGLVVDAAGQPALNAQGTLDAYIVAGNFTFQPAVLRVPAGVPVTLHVTATDVAHGFEVTGTNINAEILPGHVASLTVTFRHPGEQHAICNEYCGVGHHNMITRFVVDPPATGAKETQ, via the coding sequence ATGAGCCGCGCACCTGAATCCGCCCCGCCCGCCCGGCTGGATCACCACGCCCTGGAACGCTACGAGACCGCGTGGCTGGGCGTGGCGGTGGTCATGACGGCGCTGCTGTTCGTGGGCGTGCTGGCCAGCGTGATCAGCGGCACCTACCCGCTGCTGGACGCGGGCAGCGGGCATGCGCACGACGGTCCCATTGTCCGGGGCCGTGTGGATCCGAAGACTCTGGCCGAGACGCCCTTCGCGAAACCGGGCCTGGTCGTGGACGCGGCCGGGCAGCCTGCCCTGAACGCTCAGGGCACCCTGGACGCGTACATCGTGGCGGGGAACTTCACGTTCCAGCCCGCAGTGCTGCGCGTCCCGGCGGGCGTCCCCGTCACGCTGCACGTCACCGCGACCGACGTCGCGCACGGGTTCGAGGTGACCGGCACGAACATCAACGCCGAGATCCTGCCTGGGCACGTCGCCTCCCTGACCGTCACGTTCCGCCACCCGGGTGAGCAGCACGCCATCTGCAACGAGTACTGCGGAGTGGGGCATCACAACATGATCACCCGCTTCGTGGTCGACCCGCCTGCCACAGGCGCCAAGGAGACCCAGTGA